One Nocardioides dongkuii genomic window, CCCTCGGCCCGGTCATCTCCGCCGCACGCCCGCCGCGGCGGTGGTCCGCCCACCGGCGCGCCGAGCACAGCGCGCGACGCCGTCTGATCGGGGCTCTGCAGGAGGTCGGCTCCGCGGAGGCACCGGCGCTGGCCACGGCGCTGGCCGCCGGCGTGCAGGTCCCGATCGCATCCGGCGCCTGGTGCCTCACCCAGCTGGCCGCCCGCCCCGACCTGCACCGCCTGATCCGCGAGGACCCCGAGCTCGCCGTGCCGTTCGTGTGGGAGGTGCTGCGACTCTTCCCGCCGACCTGGGTGCTGCCGCGGATCGCCGTCGCCGACTCGGTCCTCCAGGGCACCGAGGTGCCCGCCTACACCCCCGTGCTGGTCAGCCCGCTCGCCCTCGGTCTCCTCCCCCGCCTCGTACCGGGCCCCGACGCGGGATCCTCGCCGCTCGGCGAGCTCGATCCGCTCCGCTGGATCGGCACCGATCGGCGCCCCGGCGCGTGGCTCCCGTTCGGTGCGGGACCGCACGCCTGTCCCGGCCGCAACCTCGGCCTCGCCCAGCTCGCCCGACTCGTCGAGTGGTCGGCCGACCTGGCCCTGCACGTCGACCACCCGCCCACGGTGAACGCCGACCGCGGGCTGTCCCCCCGGCCCTCCCTGGTGCGCGCACACCGGCGCCGTCACGCCGGGTAGGGTCACGACAGTGTCGACGTCCTCCGAAGTTGAGAGCGGGCTTCAGGCCGTCTCCTACCCGGTCGGCGCCGGGCCAGCCGCCACCGCCCTGGCCGCCACGCTCCTGACTGACGCCCACGACATCGCGTCCTCGGTCGAGCAGGTCGTCGGACTGCTGTCGACTCAGGCGGGCATTGACGGCGTCACCGTCGCGTTGACGAGCGCGGCACCAGAGCGCACGGAAGGGTGGGTCCCGCTCGGCAAGCGCGCGTGGCTCCGCGAGTGGACCGCCCCCGGCGCGAGCTGCTCCGTGGCACCTCCCGAAGGCGCGGGACCCGACCAAGCCCTCTCGCTCCCCTGGCTCTCGCAGCACGCGCGTGAGGACGTGGTCGTCGTCAGCGACACCGCTCGACTTCCGACCGAAGCCAACCAGGACCGGGAGGAGCTGATGGGCTGCAACGTCCGCGCGCTCGTCTCCCGGTCGATCGTGCGCGACGGCGTCCTCTTCGGCAGCCTCGGGCTCGCCCGGGAGGAGCCGGGACCCTGGCCCGCGTCGTACGTCGCGGATGTCCGGTTGCTGAGCGCCGTCCTCGCCTCCCGGATGACCGAGGAGCTGGGCCAGCTCGCGCTGGTGGAAGCGATCAACCGCGGCGACTCCGCGCACGAGAGCAAGGAGCACTTCTTCGCGGCCGTCGGCCACGAGCTGCGGACGCCGATCACCGCCATCCTGGGGATGGCAGAGCTCCTAGGGGACGACGCTCGTGATCGGACGAGCACGGACACGACCGGGTACGCCGCCTCCGTGGCGCACGACGCCGACATCGTGCTGCGCGCCGCTGAGCAGCTGCACGCGGTGGTGGAGGACCTGCTCGGGACCGGCGAGGAGCTCGGCGGGGGCGCGGAGACGCAGGCGGTCGACGTCGCCGACGCCCTGGCGGACGTCGTGCACTGGCTGCGTACGCCGGCCCTCACTGCCCGGGTCACCGTCGAGACCGCGGTCCCTCCCGGCACGATCGTCCGCACCACCCCGGCGGCGCTGCGCCAGATCCTCACCAACCTCGTCGGCAACGCGATCACCCACCACCGGGAGGGTGGCACGGTGCGCGTCACCACCACCCGGGCCGTCGACGAGCTCGGCCGGCCACGGGTGCGGATCGGCGTGCGCGACGACGGACCCGGGCTGACCGCCGAGCAGCAGAACGAGGTGTTCCGGCCGTTCGTGCGGTTCGCCGGTCCGGGCATCCGCGGCACCGGGCTCGGCCTTCCCCTGTCCCGCTCCCTCGCCGAGCGCGACGGTGGGTTCATGGGGGTCGAGTCGACGCCCGGCGTCGGCTCGGTGTTCTGGGTCGACCTCGCCCTGGCCGAGCAGGACGCCTAGCTAGCCGCGTCCCTGCATCAGTGCCTCCACCTGAGGCAGCTGGCGCTGCAGCGCCCGCAGGTGCGGCGCCACGGCGGGGTGGCGGAACTTGCCCGCGAGCGCGCCCTCACCCCCGGCGACCCGCGCCAGTGCCCACTCCGCGTGGTTGAGTGCCGTGAGGACGGCGGTGACCCGGGCGCCCTGGGCGACCTCCTCCCGCGTCGCGACGCCGGCGGGCAACCCCATCAGGTAGGCCTCGAGGAGCGGCTCGAACGCCTCACGCGCCGACAGCATGAAGTACCCGAGGTCGGCCCCCACGGGGCCGTGCCCGAGCATCCCCCAGTCGATGGCCACCACGTCGTCACCGACGCGGCCGGGCAGGTTGGCCGGCACCGGGTCGCCGTGCTGAGCCACCTGGGCCAGGCCGTCGAGCTCGTCGAGCAACGCTGTACGCCGTCCCCACAGGTGGTCCGCCACGTCGGCGACGGTGGTCCGGGAGAGCGTCCGCCAGCCACCGCGGTGCTCCACCCGCCGCATCCGGTCGCGCAGCTGGTCGCGCGCGAGCCACCGCACCCCGCCGAGGTCGACGCCGGCGAAGCGGCCCAGCGCGTTCGCGCCGAAGAGCCCGCTGGACGCGGCGTCCTCGACCCACTCCTGGGTGAGCGTGATCCCCTCACCGTCCTCCTCCACCGCGGTGACGGGTGCTCGCAGCCCCGGCGTACGGTCGACCAGGCAGGTGGTGGCGACGTCGGCCGCACGCCGCCAGTAGGCGAAGTGGCGGGGATCGCTGAGCTCGGCCGGGTCGTCCTCGCCGGGCGCCGCGAGCCGTTTGACGACGACCGGCTGGTGGCCGATGACGGTGCGCCACACCCCGAGGGTGGAGGTGCCGGTGCCACCCGGGAGCGGGTGCCAGCCGGGCTCGGGCTGCCACATGAGGCTCATGGTGGCAGAACCGGGGCCGGATCCCGGTGAGGTGAGCCTTCAGCTGCGCGGCGGCAGCCGGTGCAGGACGACGTCGGTGAGGGCGCCCTCCGCCGCTGTCGCGGTCAGGTAGGTGCACGCCGGCTGCCGGCGCCGGTCCGTGGGCGAGCCCGGGTTGAGCAGCCGGAGGCCGGTCGCGGTGACGGTGTCCCACGGGATGTGGCTGTGCCCGAAGACCAGCACGTCGACGTCGTCGTACGCCGCGGAGCAGCGCGCCTCGCGGCCCTTCGCGTCACCGGTCTCGTGGACGACGGCGAACCGCACGCCGCCGAGCGCGACCCGCGCCACCTCCGGGAGCCGGTCACGGAGCGCCCGCCCGTCGTTGTTGCCCCAGCACGCCACGAGCCGGGCGCTGCGCGCCTCCAGCACGTCGAGCAGGGACACGTCGACCCAGTCGCCCGCGTGCAGCACGACGTCCGCGCTCTCGACGGCCGCCCACAGCTGCGGCGGCAGGTCGCGGGCGCGCTTCGGGACGTGCGTGTCCGCCATGATCACGATCCGGACGGCGGTCACGAGGCGTCCGCGTTCGTCACGACGACCTGCACCGAGCAGGCGTCGACGAGGGCCTGCTCGAGCACCGCGCGCCGCGGGTCGGGGACCGGGAGCCACGGGTCGAGGACGGCGAGGTGCCGCAGCCGCGGGTCCTCGAGGACCTCCTCGACCGCCGGCCGGTCGCCGCCGGCCACGACCGGTCCGCGCAGCCCCTCGAGCAGCCGCGCCGCGTGGTCGGCGGCCGCCTCGTAGGCCTGCCGGGCCTGGTTGTCGCGCCGTCGGGCGAACCGCTGCTGGCTCTGCCCGCCAGCCTTCGTGCGCCCCTGGACGTGCCGCTGGCCGACCTTGGACGCCACGGTCTGCACCCCCGCCAGCCGGGCCACCGCGAAGCCGCCCTTGCGGACCAGCAGCAGGCCCCAGTCCCCCGGCGCGACCACCCCCGCCGCGAAGCCCGCGGCGTCCGGCAGCCCGTCGTACGCCGCGGCGAAGGGCAGCCGGGCCGTGAACGTCGAGCCGTCATCCGCCGCGCCCGCCAGGGCTCCGTCGACGACCGTCAGCCCGGTCTCCCCGTGGCGGCCGCGGAAGTTGAGGACCCAGCGCTCGAAGCGGGCTGCCGGCACCAGGACGCTCGTCACCGGAGCAGTCCATCACAGGGCGATCTTGGCGCACGCGCGCCTCTCGCTTCCGTGCACCGACTCAGGTCTCGGCACGCCCGTCGCGGGTTCGCAAGCTCACCCGCGGGCTTGCTCGACCTCTTCGGGTCACTGCCCCGCTCGTACCTCGCGCGGCAGTGCCTCAGACATTAAATCCGAGGGCTCGGAGCTGCTCGCGGCCGTCCGGGGTGATCTTGTCCGGGCCCCACGGCGGCATCCAGACCCAGTTGATCGCGACGTCGTTGACCAGGCCCTCGAGCGCGCTCTCGGTCTGGTCGGTGATCACGTCGGTCAGCGGGCAGGCAGCCGAGGTGAGGGTCATGTCGATCACGAGGTTGCTGGACTCGTCGAGGTGCAGGTCGTAGACGAGGCCGAGGTCGACGACGTTGATGCCGAGCTCGGGGTCGACGACGTCCTTCATCGCCTCGGTGACGTCCTCGACCGAGACGGTCGCGGTGCCCCCGCCGGTGGCCTCGGGGACGTCGGGCAGGTCGCTGTGGTCGATCAGTGGGGCATCAGTCATGGGATGTCTCCTTCTCTGCCGGCGAACCGGCCTGCAACGTGGCGTCCTTCCAGGCCATCCACGACAAAAGTGCGCACTTGACCCGGGCTGGGAAGCGCGCGACGCCCGCGAACGCGATGCCGTCCTCGAGGACGTCCTCGTCGGGCTCCACGGTGCCCTTCCCCTGCATGAGGGTCAGGAACTGCTCGTGGATCGCCATCGCCTCCCCGACCGGCTTGCCGATGACCAGGTCGGCCATCACCGAGGTCGAGGCCTGCGAGATCGAGCAGCCGACGGCGTCGTACGACACGTCCTCGACCCGGCCGTCGGCGACGTGGACGCGCAGCGTCACCTCGTCGCCGCAGGTCGGGTTGACGTGGTGCACCTCGGCCTCGTAGGGGTCGCGGAGGCCGCGGTGGAGGGGGTTCTTGTAGTGGTCCAGGATGATCTCCTGGTACAGCGCGTCGAGGTCCTGGCTCATCGCTGGCCCACCTTGAAGTAGGAACGGGTGTACTCGAGGCCCTCGACGAGCGCGTCGATCTCGGCCGGCGTCGTGTAGAGGTACGACGACATCCGGGTCGTGCTCTGGACGCCGAAGCGGGCGTGCGCAGGCCGGGCGCAGTGGTGACCGGCGCGCACCGCGATGCCGCGCGAGTCGAGCACCTGGGCGACGTCGTGCGGGTGCACGCCGTCGATCTCGAAGGCGATCGCCCCGCCGCGGTCGGCGGCGTCCAGCGGGCCGAGCACGCGCAGGCCGGGGATCGTGGCCAGGCCCTCGAGCGCGTACGCCGTGATCGCCTGCTCGTGGCGGTGGATCGCGTCCATGCCGATGTGCGAGAGGTAGTCGACCGCGGCGCCGAGGCCGACGGCCTCGACGATCGGCGGGGTGCCGGCCTCGAACTTGTGCGGGATCGACGCGTACGTCGAGCGCTCCATCCGGACGGTTTCGATCATCTCGCCGCCGCCGAGGAACGGCGGCAGCTGGTCGAGCACCTCGCGCTTGCCCCACAGCACGCCGATGCCGGTGGGCCCGACGACCTTGTGGCCGGTGAAGACCACCACGTCGGCGCCCGAGGCGACGACGTCGACGGGCAGCTGCGGCGCGGCCTGCGAGGCGTCGAGGACGACGAGCGCCCCGACCTCGTGGGCGCGCCGGGCGATGTCGGCGACCGGGTTGATGGTGCCGAGCATGTTGGAGACCCAGGTCAGCGTGACGACCTTGGTGCGCACGGTGATCAGCTCGTCGATGTTCGACAGGTCCAGCCGGCCGTCGTCCGTGAGCCCGAACCAGCGCAGCGTGGCGCCGGTGCGCTCGGTGAGCAGCTGCCACGGGACGATGTTGGAGTGGTGCTCCATCTCGGTGGTGACCACCACGTCGCCCTCGCCGAGCGCGAGGTCGCCGCGGGCCCAGGCCAGCGTGTTCGCCACCAGGTTCAGCGCCTCGGAGGCGTTCTTGGTGAAGATCACCTCGTCGCGGCTGGGGGCGTGCAGGAACGTCGCGACCTTGTCGCGCGCCGCCTCGAACGCCTCGGACGACTCGGCCCCGAGCTGGTGCATCGCGCGCGCGACGTTCGCGTTGTGCCGCTCGAGGTGGTCGACCATCGTGTCGATGACGACCTGCGGCTTCTGCGAGGTGTTGGCGCTGTCCAGGTAGACCAGCGGCAGGCCGCCCGCGAGCGTCCGACCGAGGATCGGGAAGTCGTCCCGGATCACCTCCAGCTCGGGGAGGAGACCCGCCAGCTGGGTCTGGGTCATCTCAGACGCCGGCCTTGAGGTACTTGTCGTAGCCCTCGGCCTCGAGCTGCTCGGCGAGCTCGGCGCCGCCCTGCTCGGCGATCTTGCCGTCGACGAAGACGTGCACGAAGTCGGGCTCGATGTAGCGCAGGATCCGGGTGTAGTGCGTGATCAGCAGGACGCCCTTGCCCTCCTGGTGGCGGAACCGGTTGACGCCCTCGGAGACGATCTTGAGCGCGTCGATGTCGAGGCCGGAGTCGGTCTCGTCGAGGATCGCGACCTTCGGGTCGAGCAGCTCGAGCTGGGCGATCTCGTGGCGCTTCTTCTCACCGCCGGAGAAGCCCTCGTTGACCGAGCGGGTGCCGAAGGTCGGGTCGAGGTTCAGCCGCTGGAGGGCGCCGTTGACGTCCTTGACCCAGGTGCGGAGCTTGGGCGCCTCGCCGTCGATGGCGGTCTTGGCGGTGCGCAGGAAGTTGGAGACCGAGACGCCGGGCACCTCGACGGGGTACTGCATCGCGAGGAACAGGCCGGCGCGGGCCCGCTCGTCGACCGACATGGCCAGCACGTCCTCGCCGTCGAGCGTGACAGTGCCGCCGGTGACGTCGTACTTCGGGTGGCCCGCGATCGAGTAGGCCAGGGTCGACTTGCCGGAGCCGTTGGGCCCCATGATCGCGTGCGTCTCGCCGTCGCGGATGGTCAGCGTGACGCCCTTGAGGATCTCCTTGGGACCGTCGTCGGTCTTGACGGACACCTGCAGGTCCTTGATGACGAGCTCGCTCATGCGGGGGTGACTCCGTTCAGGGTGGTGGTGGTGTCGACGTAGACAGCGCTGCCGTCGGCGTCGTCGCGGACCTGCACGGGGAAGGTCGCGACAGGTTCGGTGGCCGGGAGGCCGGTGGGCTTGCCGGTGCGGAGGTCGAAGCGGGAGCCGTGCAGCCAGCACTCGACGGCGCAGTCGGCGACCTCGCCCTCGCTGAGCGGCACGGCGGCGTGGCTGCACAGGTCGTGCAGCGCGAACACCTCGTCGCCGTCGCGGGCGACCGCGACCTCGAGGGAGCCGATCGTGACGCCGAGCGCCTCGTCGGTCGGGACGTCGGCGAGCGCGCAGGCTCGGACGAACGCCATCAGTCCTCCCGCAGGACGTTCTTGGCGAGCTCGGCCTCGACCGTGGCGAGCAGCTGCTCCTCGACCTCGGGGATGCCGACCTTGCGGATCAGGTCGTTGAAGAAGCCGTGCACGACCAGGCGGCGGGCCTCCTTCTCGGAGACGCCGCGCGAGCGGAGGTAGAACAGCTGCTCGTCGTCGAACCGGGCGGTCGCCGACGCGTGGCCCGCGCCCTCGATCTCGCCGGTCTCGATCTCGAGGTTGGGCACCGAGTCGGCCTGGCAGCCGTCGGAGAGCACCAGGTTGCGGTTCTCCTCGTAGGTCTCGATGCCCTCGGCGACCTGGCGGATCAGCACGTTCCCGATCCAGACGGTGTGCGCGCCCTGGCCCTGCAGCGCGCCCTTGTAGACCACGTTGCTCTTGGTCTTCGGAGCGTTGTGGTCGGCGAAGAGCCGGTGCTCGAGGTGCTGGCCGGCGTCGGCGAAGTAGAGCCCGAGGAGCTCGGCCTCGCCGCCGGGGGCGGCGTACTCGACGTTGGCGTGCATGCGGACGACGTCGCCGCCGAAGGACACCGCGGTGTGCCGGACCTTCGCGTCACGCCCGACCCGGATGCCATCACGGGCGAGGTGCACCGCGTCGTCGTCCCAGTCCTGCAGCGTGAGCACGTTGAGGTCGGCGCCGTCGCCGACCAGCACCGTGGTGATCGCGGAGTAGCGCGCCGACCCGGTGTGCGCCAGGACGACGGTCGCCCGCGAGAAGCGGCCGGCGCGGATGATCAGCCGGCTCCAGACCAGGTCGTCGGCCGACTCGCCGTGCAGGCGCACCACGATCGGCTCGTCGAGCTCGAGGTCGGCGGGCACGTCGATCAGCGCCACGCTGCCGGCCAGCTCCGCCGCCAGGGCGGAGGGCCGGTCGTTGGGGGCCAGCTCGCCGAGCGTGCGGGCCTCCTCGGTGCCGACGGTCGTCAGCGTGACGCCCTCGGGCAGCGAGGTCGTCCGGGTCAGCGTGGCGTCGGACGCCTCGCCGTCCAGGACTCCGCGGAGTCGCTTGAGCGGGGTGAACCGCCAGATCTCCTCCCGGCCGGTGGGCACCGGGTGGTCGGCGAGGTCGTACGACGGGGGCGGGTTCAGGTGGCTGACCACCGGAGCCTGCTCCAGGGCCGACTCCACGCTCTCGCGGGCAGCATCAGTCACGGTCAAAACGGGTTCGCTTTCTCAGGGTCGCGGTCGGACGGGGGCGTGGGCGGATCAGCCCACCGCCCCCTCCATCTGCAGCTCGATGAGCCGGTTGAGCTCGAGGGCGTACTCCATCGGGAGCTCCTTGGCGATCGGCTCCACGAAGCCGCGGACGATCATCGCCATCGCCTCGTCCTCCTCCATGCCTCGCGACATCAGGTAGAA contains:
- a CDS encoding cytochrome P450 yields the protein MVTTLEAARTVLTAPEDFVLPYDVSRQPVRRHGREAKDTPPLAPEAVAVGAAVFAEELAHTAVPVESTEIDTLVLLRDPVARSTTAAMLPALGIADRDRIAGLVLAWVDSLGPVISAARPPRRWSAHRRAEHSARRRLIGALQEVGSAEAPALATALAAGVQVPIASGAWCLTQLAARPDLHRLIREDPELAVPFVWEVLRLFPPTWVLPRIAVADSVLQGTEVPAYTPVLVSPLALGLLPRLVPGPDAGSSPLGELDPLRWIGTDRRPGAWLPFGAGPHACPGRNLGLAQLARLVEWSADLALHVDHPPTVNADRGLSPRPSLVRAHRRRHAG
- a CDS encoding sensor histidine kinase; the protein is MAPPEGAGPDQALSLPWLSQHAREDVVVVSDTARLPTEANQDREELMGCNVRALVSRSIVRDGVLFGSLGLAREEPGPWPASYVADVRLLSAVLASRMTEELGQLALVEAINRGDSAHESKEHFFAAVGHELRTPITAILGMAELLGDDARDRTSTDTTGYAASVAHDADIVLRAAEQLHAVVEDLLGTGEELGGGAETQAVDVADALADVVHWLRTPALTARVTVETAVPPGTIVRTTPAALRQILTNLVGNAITHHREGGTVRVTTTRAVDELGRPRVRIGVRDDGPGLTAEQQNEVFRPFVRFAGPGIRGTGLGLPLSRSLAERDGGFMGVESTPGVGSVFWVDLALAEQDA
- a CDS encoding phosphotransferase, whose amino-acid sequence is MWQPEPGWHPLPGGTGTSTLGVWRTVIGHQPVVVKRLAAPGEDDPAELSDPRHFAYWRRAADVATTCLVDRTPGLRAPVTAVEEDGEGITLTQEWVEDAASSGLFGANALGRFAGVDLGGVRWLARDQLRDRMRRVEHRGGWRTLSRTTVADVADHLWGRRTALLDELDGLAQVAQHGDPVPANLPGRVGDDVVAIDWGMLGHGPVGADLGYFMLSAREAFEPLLEAYLMGLPAGVATREEVAQGARVTAVLTALNHAEWALARVAGGEGALAGKFRHPAVAPHLRALQRQLPQVEALMQGRG
- a CDS encoding metallophosphoesterase family protein; translated protein: MTAVRIVIMADTHVPKRARDLPPQLWAAVESADVVLHAGDWVDVSLLDVLEARSARLVACWGNNDGRALRDRLPEVARVALGGVRFAVVHETGDAKGREARCSAAYDDVDVLVFGHSHIPWDTVTATGLRLLNPGSPTDRRRQPACTYLTATAAEGALTDVVLHRLPPRS
- a CDS encoding acVLRF1 family peptidyl-tRNA hydrolase, encoding MTSVLVPAARFERWVLNFRGRHGETGLTVVDGALAGAADDGSTFTARLPFAAAYDGLPDAAGFAAGVVAPGDWGLLLVRKGGFAVARLAGVQTVASKVGQRHVQGRTKAGGQSQQRFARRRDNQARQAYEAAADHAARLLEGLRGPVVAGGDRPAVEEVLEDPRLRHLAVLDPWLPVPDPRRAVLEQALVDACSVQVVVTNADAS
- a CDS encoding metal-sulfur cluster assembly factor encodes the protein MTDAPLIDHSDLPDVPEATGGGTATVSVEDVTEAMKDVVDPELGINVVDLGLVYDLHLDESSNLVIDMTLTSAACPLTDVITDQTESALEGLVNDVAINWVWMPPWGPDKITPDGREQLRALGFNV
- the sufU gene encoding Fe-S cluster assembly sulfur transfer protein SufU, with amino-acid sequence MSQDLDALYQEIILDHYKNPLHRGLRDPYEAEVHHVNPTCGDEVTLRVHVADGRVEDVSYDAVGCSISQASTSVMADLVIGKPVGEAMAIHEQFLTLMQGKGTVEPDEDVLEDGIAFAGVARFPARVKCALLSWMAWKDATLQAGSPAEKETSHD
- a CDS encoding cysteine desulfurase; amino-acid sequence: MTQTQLAGLLPELEVIRDDFPILGRTLAGGLPLVYLDSANTSQKPQVVIDTMVDHLERHNANVARAMHQLGAESSEAFEAARDKVATFLHAPSRDEVIFTKNASEALNLVANTLAWARGDLALGEGDVVVTTEMEHHSNIVPWQLLTERTGATLRWFGLTDDGRLDLSNIDELITVRTKVVTLTWVSNMLGTINPVADIARRAHEVGALVVLDASQAAPQLPVDVVASGADVVVFTGHKVVGPTGIGVLWGKREVLDQLPPFLGGGEMIETVRMERSTYASIPHKFEAGTPPIVEAVGLGAAVDYLSHIGMDAIHRHEQAITAYALEGLATIPGLRVLGPLDAADRGGAIAFEIDGVHPHDVAQVLDSRGIAVRAGHHCARPAHARFGVQSTTRMSSYLYTTPAEIDALVEGLEYTRSYFKVGQR
- the sufC gene encoding Fe-S cluster assembly ATPase SufC, which encodes MSELVIKDLQVSVKTDDGPKEILKGVTLTIRDGETHAIMGPNGSGKSTLAYSIAGHPKYDVTGGTVTLDGEDVLAMSVDERARAGLFLAMQYPVEVPGVSVSNFLRTAKTAIDGEAPKLRTWVKDVNGALQRLNLDPTFGTRSVNEGFSGGEKKRHEIAQLELLDPKVAILDETDSGLDIDALKIVSEGVNRFRHQEGKGVLLITHYTRILRYIEPDFVHVFVDGKIAEQGGAELAEQLEAEGYDKYLKAGV
- a CDS encoding non-heme iron oxygenase ferredoxin subunit encodes the protein MAFVRACALADVPTDEALGVTIGSLEVAVARDGDEVFALHDLCSHAAVPLSEGEVADCAVECWLHGSRFDLRTGKPTGLPATEPVATFPVQVRDDADGSAVYVDTTTTLNGVTPA
- the sufD gene encoding Fe-S cluster assembly protein SufD, whose protein sequence is MTDAARESVESALEQAPVVSHLNPPPSYDLADHPVPTGREEIWRFTPLKRLRGVLDGEASDATLTRTTSLPEGVTLTTVGTEEARTLGELAPNDRPSALAAELAGSVALIDVPADLELDEPIVVRLHGESADDLVWSRLIIRAGRFSRATVVLAHTGSARYSAITTVLVGDGADLNVLTLQDWDDDAVHLARDGIRVGRDAKVRHTAVSFGGDVVRMHANVEYAAPGGEAELLGLYFADAGQHLEHRLFADHNAPKTKSNVVYKGALQGQGAHTVWIGNVLIRQVAEGIETYEENRNLVLSDGCQADSVPNLEIETGEIEGAGHASATARFDDEQLFYLRSRGVSEKEARRLVVHGFFNDLIRKVGIPEVEEQLLATVEAELAKNVLRED